One window from the genome of Bacillus sp. SM2101 encodes:
- the menE gene encoding o-succinylbenzoate--CoA ligase, which translates to MNKGIGSWLTYHSEQRPEQAALIYKDKTITYKELNIRVNKLANSFLKLGVRFGDRVNALLFNSNECMETMFACAKIGAIFVPINFRLSIDEIEYIVRDSGTGHLIYDERMTQAVNALRERIKDLNYFIHVGHSPDLVDLSYENLIDQSLGNEPEFELSEKDVHMMMYTSGTTGKPKGAMLTHGNTQWNAINAIQFLAFKEDDITLTVAPLFHIGGMNILTTPVLYKGGTVVLQDHFQPDKVLHAIQAYKVTSLFLVPAMWMALLHSNLINDYDVSSFRFCISGGAPCPLTVIEFFQQRQVPLYEGFGLTETAPFVSLLDAKNAYRKMGSVGKNPIHTEVKIVNDLGSRVEHGEVGELLVKGPNVFAGYWNKPLETKKAIKDSWFYTGDLARMDDEGFIYIVDRKKDMIISGGENIYPAEVEQVLYKHPDIKEVAVVGAVDETWGEVPRAYIVLHDTDKNLTIEHFTTFCNGKLANYKIPKHIELLSNLPRNATGKVLKTQLRSML; encoded by the coding sequence ATGAACAAAGGAATAGGGTCATGGCTAACATATCATAGTGAACAGAGACCTGAACAAGCTGCTCTCATATACAAAGATAAAACAATCACGTATAAGGAGTTAAATATTAGAGTTAATAAACTGGCTAATAGTTTTCTTAAGCTAGGAGTTCGATTTGGAGATAGAGTTAATGCTCTCCTTTTTAACTCAAATGAATGTATGGAAACGATGTTTGCTTGTGCTAAAATTGGTGCTATTTTTGTACCGATAAATTTTCGTCTTAGCATTGATGAAATTGAATACATTGTTCGAGATTCTGGAACAGGTCATTTAATCTACGATGAAAGAATGACTCAAGCAGTGAATGCATTGCGTGAAAGAATAAAAGACTTAAATTATTTCATCCATGTTGGTCACTCTCCAGATTTAGTAGATTTATCTTACGAAAATTTAATAGATCAGTCATTGGGGAATGAGCCTGAATTTGAACTGAGCGAAAAAGATGTTCATATGATGATGTATACGTCTGGTACGACTGGAAAACCAAAAGGAGCAATGTTAACTCACGGAAATACACAATGGAATGCAATTAATGCGATTCAATTTTTGGCTTTCAAAGAAGATGACATTACTTTAACTGTGGCACCTTTATTCCATATTGGTGGGATGAATATTCTTACGACCCCTGTACTATATAAAGGAGGGACTGTCGTTCTTCAAGACCATTTTCAACCAGATAAGGTACTACATGCGATCCAAGCTTATAAAGTAACTAGTCTATTTCTTGTTCCTGCAATGTGGATGGCTCTCTTACATTCTAACCTCATTAATGACTATGATGTATCATCTTTTCGATTTTGCATTTCTGGTGGCGCACCATGTCCTCTCACAGTGATTGAATTTTTTCAGCAAAGACAAGTACCGTTATATGAAGGGTTTGGATTAACTGAAACAGCTCCATTTGTAAGCTTACTAGATGCTAAAAATGCTTATCGAAAGATGGGTTCAGTTGGTAAGAACCCTATACACACGGAAGTGAAAATTGTTAATGACTTAGGAAGCCGTGTAGAACATGGTGAAGTTGGTGAATTATTAGTCAAAGGCCCTAATGTGTTTGCTGGATATTGGAATAAACCACTTGAAACGAAGAAGGCTATTAAAGATAGTTGGTTCTATACAGGTGATTTAGCCAGAATGGATGATGAGGGTTTTATTTATATTGTAGATAGAAAGAAAGATATGATTATAAGTGGTGGAGAAAATATTTATCCTGCAGAAGTGGAACAAGTTTTATATAAGCATCCTGATATCAAAGAAGTTGCCGTAGTTGGGGCAGTAGATGAGACATGGGGTGAGGTCCCTAGGGCATATATTGTCCTACATGATACCGACAAAAATTTGACAATCGAACACTTCACAACATTTTGTAATGGAAAGCTCGCAAATTATAAGATTCCTAAACATATAGAGTTACTTTCTAATCTACCTCGAAATGCAACTGGCAAAGTGTTAAAAACTCAACTAAGAAGCATGCTGTGA
- a CDS encoding enoyl-CoA hydratase/isomerase family protein: MMNNLVLYELLDRTAVITLNNPDKLNALSFDLIEELEGAIRKAEKDEHVQSIILTGTGRAFSSGGNVTDFPDLNAVNGRKYLIEGHDLLKRIYALEKPVIAAVNGLAVGGGFNLALCCDFVLASEKAVFSQIFSKIGLVPDMGGMFLLPRTVGLQRAKELMYSGRKITVKEAFEYGIVLELVSAEHLMERAVEFAKTITEGAPNAIALAKSILNHSFESSFDQILAEEAMAQGIAFTTKDHREGVTSFFEKRQPQFSGR; encoded by the coding sequence ATGATGAATAATTTAGTATTATACGAATTGCTAGATCGTACAGCTGTAATTACGTTGAATAATCCTGATAAGCTAAATGCACTGTCTTTTGATTTAATTGAGGAACTTGAAGGAGCTATTCGAAAAGCGGAGAAGGATGAACATGTGCAAAGTATTATTTTGACAGGTACTGGTCGTGCATTTAGTTCAGGAGGGAACGTAACTGATTTTCCAGATTTGAATGCAGTGAACGGGCGTAAATATTTGATAGAGGGACATGATTTACTTAAAAGAATTTATGCTTTGGAAAAGCCAGTTATTGCAGCTGTCAATGGATTAGCAGTTGGAGGAGGGTTTAATTTAGCTCTTTGTTGTGACTTTGTTTTAGCTTCAGAGAAAGCTGTTTTTTCTCAAATTTTTTCAAAAATTGGTCTAGTTCCTGATATGGGAGGAATGTTTCTTTTACCGCGCACCGTTGGGTTACAAAGGGCAAAGGAGCTTATGTATTCAGGACGAAAAATTACTGTAAAAGAAGCGTTTGAATATGGTATTGTGCTTGAATTAGTATCTGCAGAACATTTAATGGAACGAGCAGTTGAATTTGCGAAAACAATAACAGAAGGTGCTCCAAATGCAATTGCATTAGCTAAGTCAATTTTAAACCATAGTTTTGAATCAAGCTTTGATCAAATTTTAGCTGAAGAAGCTATGGCACAAGGTATTGCCTTTACAACGAAAGATCATAGAGAAGGAGTAACGTCATTTTTTGAGAAAAGACAACCACAATTTTCTGGTAGGTAA
- a CDS encoding nitronate monooxygenase: MNEKLPKHMTTNITLPVISAPMFLISSPKLVIESCKLGVIGSFPTLNARTVDILEDWMAEISTELAIAKKEDPQLKVAPWAVNFIVHQTNPRYEEDLRLITKYQPPIVITSLGNPSAVVEIVHQYGGLVFADVSNIPHARKAAKTGVDGLILVCSGAGGHAGTINSFAFAGEVRKFWDGITVLAGCITTGRDILAVEALGMDMAYIGTRFISAKESFASEDYRDMLIDASVDDLIYTDAISGVYANYLKESILNAGIDINELEKKQTVDFSFMNQTNAKAWKDIFSAGQGVGQISRAQTVAEIIEEMQNEYHLAKGRLSETLV, from the coding sequence ATGAACGAAAAACTGCCGAAACATATGACTACAAATATAACTTTACCAGTCATTTCAGCACCAATGTTTCTCATATCAAGTCCAAAGTTAGTTATTGAAAGTTGTAAGTTAGGTGTCATAGGTTCGTTTCCAACATTGAATGCTAGAACAGTAGATATATTAGAAGATTGGATGGCTGAAATTTCAACAGAGCTAGCTATTGCAAAAAAAGAAGACCCTCAACTGAAAGTTGCACCATGGGCTGTCAATTTTATCGTTCATCAAACAAATCCGCGATATGAGGAAGACTTACGGTTAATAACTAAATATCAGCCCCCAATTGTTATTACATCACTTGGAAATCCGTCAGCTGTTGTTGAAATTGTTCATCAATACGGTGGTCTTGTCTTTGCTGATGTAAGTAACATTCCTCATGCTCGCAAAGCTGCGAAAACGGGAGTTGACGGCTTAATTCTAGTATGTTCAGGTGCAGGAGGGCATGCTGGAACAATTAATAGCTTTGCTTTTGCAGGAGAAGTAAGAAAATTTTGGGATGGCATTACAGTCTTGGCAGGTTGCATCACGACGGGACGTGATATTCTTGCAGTTGAAGCTTTAGGTATGGACATGGCTTACATTGGAACGAGATTTATAAGTGCAAAGGAGAGCTTTGCAAGTGAAGATTATAGAGATATGTTAATAGATGCTTCTGTAGATGATCTTATTTATACTGATGCCATTAGTGGTGTATACGCTAATTACCTAAAGGAAAGTATTTTAAATGCTGGTATTGATATAAATGAACTTGAAAAGAAACAAACTGTTGACTTTTCATTTATGAACCAAACAAATGCGAAAGCATGGAAGGATATTTTTTCAGCAGGGCAAGGAGTTGGTCAGATAAGTAGAGCTCAAACAGTTGCTGAAATTATTGAGGAAATGCAAAATGAGTATCATTTAGCTAAAGGTAGGTTGTCTGAAACGCTCGTTTAG
- a CDS encoding YwiC-like family protein, with product MKPLIPKQHGAWAMLLIPFLVGIFAGQPSMIHIPLFGGWLLLYLGTYPLLMFLKGKRREFYLKWTFIYMFPALICLVVALIINYKLIYFGIVMLPFFVVNVYFAKKNQERALLNDMSAITSFSIGGVASYYGGTGTIDFVAIGILLLSMFFFIGSTFYVKTMIREKKNNAYRWLSWGYHLGIIVILFVSGYPWFIIAYIPSVVRAFYFYGKNVSVLKVGIWEIINAVYFFLVVVVLV from the coding sequence ATGAAACCTTTGATTCCGAAACAACACGGTGCATGGGCTATGTTACTCATCCCATTTTTGGTAGGAATATTTGCAGGGCAGCCTTCTATGATACATATCCCCTTATTTGGTGGCTGGCTATTACTTTATTTAGGTACATATCCTTTGCTCATGTTTTTGAAAGGAAAGCGACGCGAATTTTATCTAAAATGGACATTTATTTATATGTTTCCAGCTCTAATTTGTTTAGTTGTAGCATTAATTATTAATTATAAACTTATTTATTTTGGCATCGTCATGTTGCCTTTTTTCGTGGTAAATGTGTATTTTGCAAAGAAAAACCAAGAACGTGCTCTACTAAATGACATGAGTGCAATTACATCATTTAGCATCGGTGGAGTAGCTAGTTATTATGGGGGGACTGGTACGATAGATTTTGTTGCTATTGGTATTTTGTTACTATCAATGTTCTTCTTTATAGGAAGTACATTTTATGTGAAAACAATGATAAGAGAGAAGAAAAATAATGCATACCGTTGGCTTTCTTGGGGATACCATCTAGGAATCATAGTTATATTATTTGTAAGTGGCTACCCTTGGTTTATTATTGCGTATATACCGAGTGTAGTCCGTGCTTTTTACTTTTATGGAAAAAATGTTTCTGTTTTGAAAGTAGGTATCTGGGAAATTATAAATGCTGTTTATTTTTTCTTAGTCGTTGTAGTGTTAGTCTAA
- the argC gene encoding N-acetyl-gamma-glutamyl-phosphate reductase, with product MRAAVIGATGYGGVELLRLLQQHPVVNVHSVHSSSNDGLPLGQMYGHLSGSLKFQLESIDIDKIGSEVDVVFMATPAGVSSELTSQFSEYDTHIIDLSGDLRLQDNKTYERWYNKTPAPSQIVKEAVYGLSEWNSNKISEAKIIANPGCYPTAVLLGLAPLVQMDLIKEESIIIDAKSGVSGAGRSLATSVHFAETNENLKIYKVNQHQHIPEIEQMLLNWNGSIQPITFSTHLVPMTRGIMATMYVEPKKQLKTEELYDIYKCAYDEHYFVRVKDVFPSTKEVYGSNYCDIALMNDERTGRITIVSVIDNLVKGAAGQAIQNLNILLGMDEHTGLNLLPVYP from the coding sequence ATGAGAGCTGCTGTAATCGGTGCAACAGGTTATGGAGGAGTAGAACTATTACGTTTATTGCAGCAACATCCAGTCGTTAATGTTCATTCTGTTCATTCATCTTCTAATGATGGATTACCATTAGGGCAGATGTATGGACATTTATCTGGAAGTTTGAAATTTCAGTTAGAAAGTATTGATATTGACAAAATTGGTAGTGAGGTAGATGTGGTATTTATGGCAACACCAGCTGGTGTATCTAGTGAATTGACATCACAATTCAGTGAATATGATACACATATCATTGATTTATCAGGTGATTTGAGGCTACAAGATAATAAAACTTATGAAAGATGGTATAACAAGACTCCAGCTCCATCTCAAATTGTCAAGGAAGCTGTATATGGATTATCCGAGTGGAATAGCAATAAAATTAGTGAAGCTAAGATTATTGCAAATCCCGGTTGTTACCCTACGGCGGTACTGCTAGGTTTAGCACCTTTAGTTCAGATGGATTTAATTAAGGAAGAATCGATCATTATTGATGCAAAATCAGGTGTTTCGGGTGCAGGAAGAAGTTTAGCTACCTCTGTTCATTTTGCTGAAACAAATGAGAATCTAAAAATCTATAAAGTAAATCAACATCAGCATATTCCAGAAATAGAGCAAATGCTCCTTAATTGGAATGGTAGCATTCAACCAATTACATTTAGCACCCACCTTGTTCCAATGACTCGAGGTATAATGGCGACAATGTATGTTGAGCCTAAAAAACAGCTCAAAACGGAGGAGCTGTATGATATTTATAAGTGTGCATATGATGAGCATTATTTTGTACGAGTAAAGGATGTATTTCCATCAACGAAGGAAGTTTATGGGTCAAACTATTGTGATATTGCATTGATGAATGATGAAAGAACAGGAAGAATTACAATTGTTTCAGTGATTGATAATCTAGTTAAAGGAGCAGCAGGTCAGGCTATTCAAAACTTAAATATTTTACTAGGTATGGATGAACATACTGGCTTAAATTTACTACCTGTTTATCCATAG
- the argJ gene encoding bifunctional ornithine acetyltransferase/N-acetylglutamate synthase, with protein MKTKVGTVNVLPEGTITSPEGFQTDGVHAGLRYTKNDLGIVLSEVPATCAAVYTQSHFQAPPLKVTQQSIAVENKLQAIVVNSACANACTGEQGMQDAYEMRNLCATQFSMREHLIAVASTGVIGELLQMNKIRSGIKKLKPNKTKKNAQHFESAILTTDTVTKKACYQTVIDGKTVTIGGVAKGSGMIHPNMATMLSFITTDANIDSAILQNTLRIITNQSFNQITVDGETSTNDMVIVMANGLANNEPLTPIHSEWKQFYTALMHVCEDLAKQIARDGEGATKLIEVKVKGAVNDDEAREMAKQIVGSNLVKTAIYGNDANWGRIIGAIGHSSGSVNPNTVDITVGSIKMLIASQPQPFSEERATAYLANDDIYIEVHLNIGDGEGVAWGCDLTYDYVKINASYRT; from the coding sequence ATGAAAACAAAAGTAGGTACTGTTAATGTATTGCCAGAAGGAACGATAACATCTCCTGAAGGGTTTCAAACGGATGGGGTTCATGCAGGTTTAAGATACACAAAAAATGATCTAGGTATTGTTCTCAGTGAAGTACCAGCCACATGTGCTGCAGTATATACACAAAGTCATTTTCAAGCACCTCCATTAAAAGTTACGCAACAAAGTATTGCAGTTGAAAACAAGCTTCAAGCTATTGTTGTAAACAGCGCCTGTGCCAATGCATGCACCGGTGAACAAGGTATGCAGGATGCATATGAAATGAGAAATTTATGTGCTACACAATTTTCGATGCGAGAACACCTCATTGCAGTAGCTTCAACAGGAGTAATAGGTGAATTATTACAAATGAATAAGATCCGTTCTGGAATAAAAAAACTTAAACCTAACAAAACGAAAAAAAATGCACAGCACTTTGAATCAGCTATTTTAACGACTGATACCGTTACAAAAAAGGCATGTTATCAGACAGTTATTGATGGAAAAACAGTGACAATAGGTGGAGTAGCTAAAGGTTCTGGTATGATTCACCCCAACATGGCTACTATGCTTTCATTTATTACGACAGATGCCAATATTGATTCAGCAATTTTACAAAATACTTTACGAATAATAACGAATCAATCATTCAATCAAATAACTGTTGATGGTGAGACATCTACTAATGACATGGTTATTGTGATGGCTAATGGGCTAGCTAATAATGAACCATTAACCCCAATACACTCTGAATGGAAGCAGTTTTACACAGCTTTAATGCATGTTTGTGAAGATTTAGCTAAACAAATTGCTCGTGATGGGGAAGGAGCAACAAAGCTTATTGAAGTGAAAGTGAAAGGTGCAGTAAACGACGATGAAGCAAGGGAAATGGCTAAACAAATTGTCGGTTCTAACCTTGTTAAAACAGCGATTTACGGTAATGATGCGAACTGGGGAAGAATAATTGGGGCGATTGGACATAGTAGTGGATCAGTTAATCCAAATACTGTAGATATTACGGTCGGTTCAATAAAGATGTTAATTGCGAGTCAACCACAGCCGTTCTCCGAGGAAAGAGCAACAGCATATTTAGCAAATGATGATATTTATATTGAGGTACATTTGAATATAGGTGATGGCGAAGGAGTAGCATGGGGCTGTGACTTAACTTATGATTACGTCAAAATTAATGCAAGCTACCGAACGTAA
- the argB gene encoding acetylglutamate kinase has translation MSNDIIVIKCGGSVITELSAQFFKALHELQKRGKKVVIVHGGGPVINQLLSRMNIRVEFVDGLRKTTIDVLDVVEMTLAGKVNKQFVTNLSQYGLKAVGLSGCDGKMLLVKPIEFEKLGYVGEVDHVNVDLLITLLNDDYIPVVAPIGMSSQGGKYNINADSAAGSIAEALNAKQLLFVTDVPGILQNGILLEEASENQINGMISDGTIYGGMIPKVKAAIHSLSDKLQEVMIVSGKNSILSASGSLHGTKIRKM, from the coding sequence ATGAGTAATGACATCATCGTAATTAAATGTGGAGGAAGTGTTATAACAGAGCTTTCAGCACAGTTTTTCAAAGCGCTCCATGAACTTCAAAAACGAGGAAAGAAAGTGGTTATTGTACACGGTGGAGGGCCAGTTATTAACCAATTATTGTCACGTATGAACATACGAGTGGAATTTGTTGATGGCTTACGTAAAACGACAATAGATGTGTTAGATGTAGTAGAAATGACTTTAGCTGGAAAGGTTAATAAACAATTTGTGACTAATTTATCTCAATATGGTCTCAAAGCTGTAGGACTATCAGGTTGTGATGGCAAAATGTTGCTAGTGAAGCCTATTGAATTTGAGAAGCTAGGTTACGTAGGTGAAGTTGATCATGTAAACGTAGATTTGCTTATAACGCTACTTAACGATGACTACATCCCAGTTGTTGCACCAATAGGCATGAGTTCACAAGGGGGGAAATACAATATTAATGCTGATTCAGCAGCAGGGAGTATTGCTGAAGCACTCAATGCAAAGCAATTATTGTTTGTTACAGACGTTCCAGGTATATTACAAAATGGTATTCTTTTAGAAGAAGCATCTGAAAACCAAATTAATGGCATGATAAGTGATGGGACGATTTATGGAGGTATGATTCCAAAGGTCAAAGCAGCAATTCACTCATTATCAGACAAACTACAAGAAGTGATGATTGTCAGCGGGAAAAATAGCATCTTATCTGCCAGCGGGTCGTTGCACGGAACGAAAATAAGAAAAATGTAA
- a CDS encoding acetylornithine transaminase, whose product MTKETLFPTYQRWDIHVASAEGSHITDEMGKSYLDFVSGIGVCNLGHRHPKVQQAIEKQLQTFWHVSNLFHVDSQEEVSRLLVENSNGSAVFFCNSGAEANEAAIKLARKHTNRSRIITFKQSFHGRTFATMTATGQDKVHDGFGPLLEEFLYLPFNDIEAIEKVIDSHVAAVMLEIVQGEGGVVPAERDFLLRVEELCNKYGALLIVDEVQTGVGRTASKFAYQKFGISPHIITVAKGLGSGLPIGAMIGTENLINTFGPGSHGSTFGGNPIAIAAAKATLEIIFDDVFLQQVEQKAAYLTNKLSDVCKDVSFIEEIRGEGLMIGIACNINVTDIISKVREEGLLVLPAGPHVIRLLPPLTVSYDEINYAINIISKVVSDITMVAK is encoded by the coding sequence ATGACGAAAGAAACATTATTTCCTACTTATCAGCGTTGGGACATTCATGTTGCTTCAGCTGAAGGTTCACATATCACTGATGAAATGGGCAAAAGTTATCTAGATTTTGTGTCTGGAATAGGCGTATGTAATCTAGGTCACCGTCATCCAAAAGTTCAACAAGCAATAGAAAAACAATTACAAACATTTTGGCACGTCTCAAATTTGTTTCATGTTGACTCACAGGAAGAAGTCTCACGTCTACTTGTTGAAAATAGTAACGGTTCAGCAGTCTTCTTCTGTAACAGTGGTGCTGAAGCAAATGAGGCAGCAATTAAACTAGCAAGAAAACATACGAATAGATCAAGAATAATTACATTTAAACAGTCATTTCACGGCAGAACATTTGCTACGATGACGGCTACAGGGCAGGATAAGGTTCATGATGGATTTGGACCTTTATTAGAAGAGTTTCTTTATCTACCATTTAATGATATCGAAGCGATAGAAAAAGTGATTGATAGTCATGTAGCAGCCGTTATGCTAGAAATTGTTCAAGGTGAAGGTGGAGTTGTACCAGCTGAGCGTGATTTTTTACTAAGGGTTGAGGAATTATGTAACAAGTATGGAGCACTCCTTATTGTTGACGAAGTACAAACAGGGGTTGGTAGAACGGCATCTAAGTTTGCATATCAAAAATTTGGTATTTCACCACATATTATTACTGTTGCCAAGGGGTTAGGAAGTGGTTTACCCATCGGTGCAATGATTGGGACTGAGAATCTAATCAATACATTTGGTCCAGGCTCTCACGGTTCAACATTTGGTGGAAACCCAATAGCTATCGCTGCAGCAAAAGCAACATTAGAAATCATATTTGATGATGTTTTTTTACAGCAAGTTGAACAAAAAGCAGCCTATTTAACGAATAAACTGAGTGATGTTTGTAAGGATGTAAGCTTCATAGAAGAAATTCGCGGGGAAGGATTGATGATAGGGATTGCTTGTAATATCAATGTTACAGATATTATATCGAAAGTCCGTGAGGAAGGACTACTTGTATTACCAGCAGGTCCACATGTGATTCGGCTATTACCACCACTTACAGTAAGCTATGATGAAATAAATTATGCAATAAATATCATTAGTAAAGTTGTATCAGATATAACAATGGTAGCTAAATAA
- a CDS encoding carbamoyl phosphate synthase small subunit, producing the protein MKAYLTLTNGNVYEGDIKSPLSTNISGEVVFFTGMTGYQEVLTDPSYKGQIIVFTYPLIGNYGINAVDFESNKPHVAGVIVYEAKESLNHFEAEKTLEQYLRKWNVPLIAHIDTRAIVKTIRDSGTMLGQISHIPHTHFSKIKHLHEEKLAVAEVSTKNIQTLGTGFPHIVVIDFGYKQSIVEQLIKRGCMVTIVPYYTNYNTITEIQPDGILLSNGPGDPKALENIKSELKKILSNYPTLAICLGHQLVCLSFGADTLKLSFGHRGANQPVRDLTNNKVFMTSQNHSYVVDEHSLSETSLQPRFVNVNDRSIEGVTHKTLPILTVQYHPEANPGPVESEWVFDEFIDSVCAVRGEKVYA; encoded by the coding sequence ATGAAAGCATATTTAACGTTAACGAATGGAAATGTCTACGAAGGGGACATAAAATCACCTCTTTCGACTAATATATCTGGTGAAGTTGTGTTCTTTACAGGAATGACAGGATACCAAGAGGTTCTCACTGATCCTTCGTATAAAGGACAAATTATTGTTTTTACTTATCCTTTAATAGGGAACTATGGAATTAACGCTGTAGATTTTGAAAGTAACAAACCACATGTTGCTGGAGTAATCGTGTACGAAGCGAAAGAATCATTAAATCATTTTGAAGCTGAGAAAACACTAGAACAGTATTTGAGGAAATGGAATGTTCCATTAATTGCACATATTGATACGAGGGCCATCGTCAAAACAATTCGGGATAGTGGCACTATGTTAGGACAAATATCTCATATACCGCATACGCATTTTAGCAAAATAAAGCATTTACATGAAGAAAAGTTGGCTGTTGCTGAAGTATCTACTAAGAACATTCAAACATTAGGTACGGGATTTCCACACATTGTAGTTATAGACTTTGGATACAAACAATCAATTGTTGAACAATTGATAAAACGTGGCTGTATGGTAACGATCGTACCATATTATACAAACTATAACACAATTACTGAAATTCAACCTGATGGTATATTGTTATCTAATGGTCCAGGAGACCCAAAGGCACTTGAAAACATCAAAAGTGAATTAAAAAAAATATTATCTAATTACCCGACCTTAGCAATTTGTTTAGGACATCAGCTCGTTTGCTTATCATTTGGAGCGGATACATTAAAGTTATCTTTTGGTCATCGCGGTGCTAATCAACCAGTGCGTGATTTAACAAATAATAAAGTTTTTATGACATCACAAAATCATAGTTATGTTGTGGATGAACATAGTCTCAGTGAAACTTCATTGCAACCACGTTTTGTCAATGTAAATGATCGTTCGATAGAAGGTGTAACACATAAAACGTTACCTATATTAACAGTTCAATACCACCCTGAGGCTAATCCAGGGCCTGTTGAAAGTGAATGGGTCTTTGACGAATTTATAGATAGTGTTTGTGCGGTTAGGGGTGAGAAAGTGTATGCCTAA